Proteins encoded in a region of the Flavobacteriaceae bacterium HL-DH10 genome:
- a CDS encoding sodium:solute symporter family protein, producing MKLLHTADILIIAAYLVTIIVIGLVLRKRAQRSKDDYLLGGKSIPWYLLGLSNASGMFDISGTIWLVTIMFVYGIKSAWIPWLWPVFNQIFLMVYLSKWLRRSNATTGAEWIGTRFGYKKGAKLSHIIVVVFALIMCLGYLAYGFIGLGKFIEIFIPWEVVSNYIPFSVTPEFVPHFYGIIFTLFAVFYSLLGGMSGIVWADVVQFAIMTIAALVIGYLGFVAIGENTLIVPEGWLSPFFDWQLNMDWSSIIPEVNQKIKEDGFNLFTIFFMMMVFKGVLVSVAGPAPTYDMQKILSTKSASEASKMSGFVSVILMPIRYLMIAGFAALALVYYERLDLLTVSGDIDFELILPTAIREFVPIGLLGLLLAGLIAAFMSTFAGTLNAAQAYLVNDIYLKYKNPQASATQIKNMNYATGIIVVFISIIIGLFAKDVNSVLQWIVSVLYGSYVCANILKWHWWRFNGEGFFWGMASGLLAAAIVPELFPDVLGLYLFPVLLVVSLIGSILGTYSAPPTEEAVLKTFYKNVKPWGFWSPIYGKLKAEDPSFKKNSDFGRDMFNVVIGIIAQTALVISPMYLIFRQNTPLYISLAVLVVCLFLLKKYWWNTLEEKLN from the coding sequence ATGAAATTACTTCACACCGCAGATATATTAATCATAGCCGCTTATTTAGTCACCATTATTGTCATAGGTTTAGTCCTTAGAAAAAGAGCTCAACGCAGTAAAGATGATTATTTATTAGGAGGGAAATCGATTCCTTGGTATTTACTTGGTCTTTCTAATGCGTCTGGAATGTTTGATATTTCGGGTACCATTTGGCTCGTTACCATCATGTTTGTTTATGGCATAAAAAGCGCTTGGATTCCTTGGTTATGGCCAGTTTTTAATCAGATATTTTTAATGGTTTACTTATCAAAATGGCTAAGACGTTCTAATGCTACGACAGGGGCAGAATGGATAGGCACTCGATTTGGATATAAAAAAGGCGCTAAGCTGTCGCATATAATTGTTGTGGTTTTTGCTTTAATTATGTGTTTAGGTTATTTAGCTTATGGGTTTATAGGCTTAGGCAAATTTATAGAGATCTTTATTCCTTGGGAGGTGGTAAGCAACTACATTCCTTTTTCGGTAACACCCGAGTTTGTTCCTCATTTTTACGGCATCATTTTTACACTTTTTGCAGTATTTTATTCACTTCTTGGCGGTATGTCTGGCATTGTTTGGGCAGACGTTGTTCAATTTGCTATTATGACTATTGCCGCATTGGTAATTGGTTATTTAGGATTTGTTGCCATTGGTGAAAACACGCTTATTGTCCCAGAAGGTTGGTTAAGTCCGTTTTTCGATTGGCAATTAAATATGGATTGGAGTTCTATTATCCCAGAAGTTAATCAAAAAATTAAAGAAGATGGTTTTAATTTATTTACTATTTTCTTTATGATGATGGTTTTTAAAGGTGTTTTAGTTAGTGTTGCTGGTCCTGCACCTACTTACGATATGCAAAAAATACTCTCCACAAAATCAGCATCTGAAGCATCAAAAATGAGTGGATTTGTCTCTGTAATCTTAATGCCTATTCGCTATTTAATGATTGCTGGGTTTGCTGCTTTAGCCTTAGTTTATTATGAAAGATTAGATTTATTAACAGTCTCTGGAGACATTGACTTTGAATTAATCCTACCTACCGCAATAAGAGAATTTGTTCCAATTGGCTTATTAGGACTTTTATTGGCTGGCTTAATTGCTGCATTTATGTCAACTTTTGCTGGAACTTTAAATGCCGCACAAGCTTATTTAGTAAATGATATTTATTTAAAATATAAAAATCCACAGGCGAGTGCAACTCAAATAAAAAACATGAATTATGCAACTGGTATTATTGTGGTATTTATAAGCATTATAATAGGTTTATTTGCTAAAGATGTAAATTCTGTATTACAGTGGATTGTTTCTGTTTTATATGGTAGTTATGTCTGTGCCAATATTTTAAAATGGCACTGGTGGCGCTTTAATGGTGAAGGATTCTTTTGGGGAATGGCATCAGGACTATTGGCAGCTGCTATTGTGCCTGAGTTATTTCCAGATGTTTTAGGCTTATATCTATTTCCTGTTTTACTGGTAGTGTCACTTATTGGTTCCATTTTAGGGACTTATTCAGCGCCTCCAACCGAGGAAGCTGTTTTAAAGACCTTTTATAAAAATGTTAAACCTTGGGGTTTTTGGTCACCTATTTATGGAAAATTAAAAGCTGAAGATCCAAGTTTTAAAAAGAATTCAGATTTTGGAAGAGATATGTTCAATGTTGTTATTGGCATTATTGCACAAACAGCTTTAGTAATTAGTCCTATGTATCTCATATTTAGACAAAACACACCTCTATATATTTCCTTAGCAGTTTTAGTTGTTTGCCTATTCCTGTTGAAAAAATATTGGTGGAACACACTAGAAGAAAAATTAAATTAA
- a CDS encoding beta-mannanase translates to MKINKPFLLVLTIVLFSACKSAKYRKSVRMVDIKQITVKDSQFIKEGKPYYFVGANYWYGPLIAAKNIGDRDRLIKELDLMKDLGIDNLRILVGAEGDGGDSKVYPALQYEQGKYNKNLLDGLDFLMAEMRKRNMYAVLYLNNNWIWSGGMSEYLKWNGYGEVPNPFLEQYTWDEYMNYTKQFHSCKPCKEAYYNHLRFIIGRTNKYSGIKYTEDNTVMSWQVANEPRVLMTPEHEKSFASWLNETVNLIKTLDTNHLTSTGTEGKHGFLEDIDMYKRLHANKNIDYLTLHIWPKNWSWYDINNEAQSTEESIEKTYQDIDEHMEVAKEFNKPLVMSEFGFPREKESLSPKASVENRDNYYKSVFNKVIESYKNQGVLAGANFWGFAGFAKTNPKNNNGKWQHGDDFTADPPQEPQGLNSVFASDVSTLQIIKQANETLNNLNK, encoded by the coding sequence ATGAAAATCAATAAACCTTTTTTACTTGTTTTAACAATAGTACTTTTTTCAGCATGTAAAAGTGCTAAATACAGAAAATCCGTAAGGATGGTAGATATTAAACAAATCACAGTAAAGGATTCCCAGTTTATTAAAGAAGGAAAACCCTATTATTTTGTTGGTGCAAATTATTGGTACGGCCCATTAATAGCAGCTAAAAATATAGGTGATAGAGATCGGTTAATTAAAGAATTGGATCTTATGAAAGACCTAGGTATTGACAACCTACGCATTTTAGTTGGAGCAGAAGGAGATGGTGGAGATTCTAAAGTATATCCGGCATTACAATATGAACAAGGGAAATACAATAAAAACCTTCTTGATGGATTGGATTTTTTAATGGCGGAAATGCGAAAGCGGAATATGTATGCTGTTTTGTATTTAAACAATAACTGGATATGGTCTGGAGGGATGTCTGAATACCTAAAATGGAATGGTTACGGCGAAGTACCAAACCCCTTTTTGGAACAATATACTTGGGATGAGTATATGAACTATACTAAGCAGTTTCATAGTTGCAAACCCTGTAAAGAAGCCTATTACAATCATTTGAGATTTATTATTGGAAGAACAAATAAATATTCAGGAATAAAATACACTGAAGATAATACGGTGATGTCTTGGCAAGTTGCCAATGAGCCTCGTGTATTAATGACACCTGAACATGAAAAATCGTTTGCAAGTTGGTTAAATGAAACGGTTAATTTAATTAAAACATTAGATACCAATCATTTAACATCCACTGGAACAGAAGGAAAACATGGGTTTTTAGAAGACATAGACATGTATAAAAGACTACATGCTAATAAAAATATTGATTACTTAACGCTGCATATTTGGCCAAAAAACTGGAGTTGGTATGATATTAATAATGAAGCACAATCAACAGAAGAATCCATAGAAAAAACATACCAAGACATCGATGAACATATGGAGGTAGCTAAAGAGTTCAATAAGCCTCTTGTGATGTCTGAATTTGGATTTCCTCGTGAAAAAGAAAGCTTATCGCCAAAAGCTTCAGTTGAAAACAGGGACAATTATTATAAATCTGTTTTTAACAAAGTTATAGAGAGCTATAAAAATCAAGGCGTGCTTGCTGGGGCAAATTTCTGGGGATTTGCAGGGTTTGCTAAAACCAATCCTAAAAATAACAACGGAAAATGGCAACATGGCGATGATTTTACTGCCGATCCTCCACAAGAACCTCAAGGATTAAACTCGGTATTTGCTTCGGATGTTTCAACTTTACAAATCATTAAACAGGCAAATGAAACACTAAATAACCTGAATAAATAA
- a CDS encoding AGE family epimerase/isomerase produces MDTYDQLKSELNSELKNILSYWTNNTLDQEHGGFVGKIDHYNNVVSEAPKGIILNTRILWSFSAASNHLKTDEYRIICDRAFKYLKTFFNDVMHQGVFWELDYKGNPLNKRKQIYAQAFTIYALSEYYLFTKNEAAKNWAIELFELIEEHAKDDLNSGYFEAFHEDWSPIEDMRLSDKDMNASKTMNTHLHVLEAYTTLLKIHDNNQLRSSLKTLVDLFFEKFLNNKNHYDLFFDDTWHLLSDTVSFGHDIETAWLVIEAAKTLNNDFLLSKANEIALKVANTFLQEAIDETGAVLNEKNRNTNHIDTDKHWWPQVEALIGLKYAHSLETNDQYITASLKIWDYIKNHLLDHEHGEWFFRVDKNGTVYTQEDKVSMWKAPYHTSRACILLNK; encoded by the coding sequence ATGGATACCTACGACCAACTTAAATCTGAACTTAATTCTGAATTAAAAAACATATTAAGTTATTGGACGAATAACACATTAGACCAAGAACACGGTGGTTTTGTAGGCAAAATAGATCATTATAATAACGTAGTTTCAGAAGCGCCTAAGGGTATTATTTTAAATACACGGATTCTTTGGTCGTTTTCGGCCGCTTCTAATCATTTAAAAACCGATGAATATCGTATTATTTGTGATAGAGCATTTAAATATTTGAAGACTTTTTTTAATGATGTAATGCACCAAGGAGTTTTTTGGGAACTTGATTATAAAGGCAATCCTTTAAATAAACGAAAGCAAATTTACGCCCAAGCGTTTACCATTTATGCTTTATCTGAATATTACCTATTTACTAAAAATGAAGCTGCTAAAAATTGGGCTATAGAACTATTTGAACTGATTGAAGAACATGCCAAAGATGATTTGAATAGCGGCTATTTTGAGGCTTTCCATGAAGATTGGAGTCCGATAGAAGATATGCGATTAAGTGATAAAGACATGAATGCTTCTAAAACCATGAATACACATTTACATGTTTTAGAAGCCTATACAACCTTACTTAAAATTCATGATAACAATCAATTAAGAAGCTCTTTAAAAACACTTGTTGATTTATTTTTTGAAAAATTCTTGAATAATAAAAATCATTACGATTTATTCTTTGATGATACGTGGCATTTATTAAGCGACACCGTGTCTTTTGGTCATGATATTGAAACAGCATGGTTGGTTATTGAAGCAGCTAAAACCTTGAATAATGATTTTTTATTATCCAAAGCGAATGAAATAGCATTAAAAGTAGCTAATACTTTTTTACAAGAAGCCATAGATGAAACAGGTGCTGTTCTAAATGAAAAAAACAGAAACACAAACCATATAGATACAGATAAGCATTGGTGGCCACAAGTAGAAGCTCTTATTGGCTTGAAATATGCTCATAGTTTAGAAACTAATGATCAATATATAACAGCTTCTCTTAAAATATGGGATTATATTAAAAATCACCTCTTAGATCATGAGCACGGAGAATGGTTTTTTAGAGTTGATAAAAATGGAACTGTTTACACGCAAGAAGATAAAGTAAGTATGTGGAAAGCACCCTACCACACATCTAGGGCGTGTATTCTTTTAAACAAGTAA
- a CDS encoding glycosidase: MYKITNHIEDVKEAYQKLISKINEPISKSNGIYNRYKNPIVTAEHIPIHWRYDLNPKTNPNVLERIGFNAVMNSGAIKWHGKYVLCLRTEGIDRKSFFSMAESPNGIDNFEFWEKPCVIPQIEGNPDTNVYDMRLIEHEDGWIYGVFCTERKDPNVPPEDTSSAIANAGIVRTKDLINWERLPDLISNTGQQRNVVLHPEFINGKYAVYTRPQQGFIDVGKGGGIGLGYIDDMMNPVVKDERIINNKVYHTIYELKNGLGPAPIKTDKGWLHLAHGVRNTAAGLRYTLYMFMTDLNDISKVIHHPAGYFMAPENEERIGDVSNVLFSNGWIADDDGTVYIYYASCDTRMHVATSTIEKLIDYCMNTPEDKFTSAGSVETILNLIEKNKGLY, translated from the coding sequence TTGTACAAGATAACAAACCATATAGAAGATGTGAAGGAGGCTTATCAAAAATTAATTAGTAAAATAAATGAGCCTATTTCTAAATCAAATGGCATTTATAATAGATATAAAAACCCGATTGTAACCGCTGAGCACATTCCAATCCATTGGAGATATGATTTAAATCCTAAAACAAACCCCAATGTTTTAGAAAGAATAGGATTTAATGCGGTCATGAATTCAGGTGCTATAAAGTGGCACGGTAAATATGTTTTATGCCTTCGTACGGAAGGTATCGATAGAAAATCGTTTTTTTCAATGGCCGAAAGTCCTAATGGTATTGATAACTTTGAATTTTGGGAAAAACCGTGTGTAATTCCTCAAATTGAAGGAAATCCGGACACTAATGTTTACGACATGCGGCTAATAGAACATGAAGATGGTTGGATTTACGGTGTTTTCTGCACCGAACGTAAAGATCCAAATGTGCCACCAGAAGATACAAGTAGCGCTATTGCAAATGCTGGTATAGTAAGAACAAAAGATTTGATTAATTGGGAACGACTACCAGATTTAATTTCAAACACAGGACAACAACGCAATGTGGTGCTTCACCCAGAATTTATTAATGGTAAATACGCGGTTTATACAAGACCCCAACAAGGATTTATTGATGTTGGAAAAGGTGGTGGCATCGGATTAGGATATATTGACGACATGATGAATCCTGTCGTTAAAGACGAAAGAATAATCAATAATAAAGTATATCACACTATTTATGAACTTAAAAATGGCTTAGGACCTGCACCCATTAAAACCGATAAAGGTTGGTTGCACCTAGCCCATGGTGTAAGAAATACGGCTGCTGGATTACGCTATACGTTATATATGTTTATGACGGATTTGAATGATATTTCAAAAGTGATTCACCATCCAGCGGGATATTTTATGGCTCCCGAAAATGAAGAACGCATAGGGGACGTATCTAACGTATTATTTTCAAATGGTTGGATAGCGGACGATGACGGTACTGTATATATTTATTATGCATCTTGCGACACCAGAATGCATGTGGCTACATCAACTATAGAAAAATTAATTGATTATTGTATGAATACGCCCGAAGATAAATTTACATCTGCAGGTTCTGTAGAAACTATTTTAAATCTAATAGAAAAAAATAAAGGTTTGTATTAA
- a CDS encoding glycosyl hydrolase, translating to MNNLYKFILVKLPVFIWLLLAFLAIGCSKDEFPEEPEIIDPSTPENAFVLQPEDTRLYMVNPNATTETAALFYNLKILSKSNFIVGQHNAFHNLYNDAIGDSDIKKTTGSDPGLLGSDFLFITDDLNDGTPTNWFYQQEQRIKADAVEAYNKGMVNAFSWHLREPYEGVSFYTSEMTDFQKNNAFKSILPKGENHEYYKQKIEKVAEVAKRMVGADGKLVPFIFRPFHEFDGDWFWWGASYCTPQQFIALWQFTVDYLRDTLNVNNILFAFSPDNSFISASEYLERYPGDNYVDIIGMDNYGDLNNQGQTGVDNANNKLQIISHLAIEKVKIAALTETGYFVTPGSNSPIPNFYSTNLYNAITVNNTEIGYMMFWYNSKDTYCTPAPGLPDTADFIAFANKPKSVLQNKLPNMYALPN from the coding sequence ATGAATAATTTATATAAATTTATATTAGTTAAGCTCCCTGTTTTTATATGGCTTCTTTTAGCATTTTTAGCAATAGGATGTTCTAAAGATGAATTTCCTGAAGAACCTGAAATTATAGATCCTTCAACTCCAGAGAATGCTTTTGTTTTACAGCCAGAAGATACTCGATTATACATGGTAAATCCAAACGCTACAACAGAAACAGCCGCTCTGTTTTATAATCTTAAAATATTATCCAAATCGAACTTTATAGTAGGACAGCATAATGCTTTTCATAATTTATATAATGATGCCATAGGAGATTCAGACATTAAGAAAACCACTGGGAGTGACCCCGGATTATTAGGGTCAGATTTTTTGTTTATAACAGACGATCTTAACGATGGCACACCAACAAATTGGTTCTATCAACAAGAACAACGTATTAAAGCAGATGCCGTTGAAGCCTATAACAAAGGCATGGTAAACGCCTTTAGTTGGCATTTAAGAGAGCCTTATGAGGGTGTTAGTTTTTATACTTCTGAAATGACAGATTTTCAAAAAAACAATGCCTTTAAAAGTATTTTACCAAAAGGTGAAAACCATGAGTATTACAAACAAAAAATTGAAAAAGTTGCTGAGGTTGCCAAAAGAATGGTAGGTGCTGATGGAAAATTAGTGCCATTTATATTCAGACCATTCCATGAATTTGATGGCGACTGGTTTTGGTGGGGGGCTTCCTACTGTACGCCCCAACAATTTATTGCGCTTTGGCAATTTACGGTTGACTATTTAAGAGACACTTTAAATGTAAACAATATCCTTTTTGCTTTTTCCCCAGATAATAGTTTTATTTCAGCTTCTGAATATTTAGAAAGGTATCCAGGCGATAACTATGTAGATATTATAGGAATGGACAACTACGGTGATTTAAATAATCAAGGACAGACAGGGGTTGACAATGCTAACAACAAACTTCAAATTATTTCACATTTAGCGATAGAAAAGGTTAAAATAGCAGCATTAACTGAAACGGGATATTTTGTAACGCCTGGCTCAAACAGTCCTATTCCAAACTTTTATTCAACAAACTTATATAATGCCATAACAGTAAATAATACTGAAATTGGTTATATGATGTTTTGGTATAACTCAAAAGACACTTATTGCACACCAGCTCCAGGGTTACCAGATACTGCCGATTTTATCGCCTTTGCTAACAAACCAAAATCGGTGTTACAAAATAAGTTACCTAACATGTATGCATTACCAAACTAA